A single genomic interval of Arthrobacter sp. NicSoilB8 harbors:
- a CDS encoding arginine repressor has protein sequence MSVQPASPGASPATKTARQARITAILTGESVRSQAELAALLADDGVQVTQATLSRDLVELGAVRVRGKDGVLVYAVPGEGGERGAKSGVTQEILDARLSRLCGELLVTAEASANLVVLRTPPGAANFLALAIDHSVMPSILGTIAGDDTVLLVTRDPLGGADVAARFLQFAEEAGQ, from the coding sequence ATGTCCGTCCAGCCAGCCTCTCCGGGGGCCAGCCCGGCCACCAAGACGGCCCGGCAGGCGCGGATCACGGCGATTCTGACCGGCGAATCCGTACGCTCACAGGCCGAACTCGCGGCGCTGCTCGCGGACGACGGCGTGCAGGTCACCCAGGCCACGCTCTCCCGCGATCTCGTGGAACTCGGCGCGGTCCGGGTCCGCGGCAAGGACGGCGTGCTCGTCTACGCCGTCCCGGGGGAGGGCGGCGAACGCGGGGCCAAGAGCGGCGTCACGCAGGAAATCCTCGATGCCCGGCTGAGCCGGCTGTGCGGGGAACTGCTGGTCACCGCCGAGGCTTCAGCCAACCTCGTGGTGCTCAGGACCCCGCCGGGCGCCGCGAACTTCCTGGCCCTCGCGATCGACCACTCCGTGATGCCCTCCATCCTGGGCACCATCGCGGGGGACGACACCGTCCTCCTGGTCACCCGGGATCCCCTGGGCGGCGCGGACGTCGCCGCCCGCTTCCTGCAGTTCGCCGAGGAAGCCGGCCAATAA
- the argB gene encoding acetylglutamate kinase, with protein sequence MNTQTRETTSMSDARDKAATLIEALPWIQRFAGTTMVIKYGGNAMVNDELRRAFAEDVVFLHHVGIHPVVVHGGGPQINAMLSRLGIESEFKGGLRVTTPEAMDVVRMVLTGQVGRELVGLINSHGPYAVGMSGEDGGLLRAVRTGTVVDGEEVDLGLVGEVVGVNPEGIVDILAAGRIPVVSTVAPEISADGSTTGQVLNVNADTAAAAVASALGASKLVILTDVEGLYANWPDRSSLISSLTASELREMLPRLESGMIPKMAACLKAIDDGVERAHIVDGRLPHSMLLETFTTAGIGTQVVPDEESK encoded by the coding sequence ATGAACACCCAGACCCGCGAGACCACTTCCATGTCCGACGCCCGGGACAAAGCCGCCACGCTGATCGAGGCACTGCCCTGGATCCAGCGCTTTGCCGGCACCACCATGGTGATCAAGTACGGCGGCAACGCCATGGTCAATGACGAGCTCCGCCGCGCTTTCGCCGAGGACGTCGTCTTCCTGCACCACGTCGGTATACACCCCGTGGTGGTGCACGGCGGCGGCCCGCAGATCAACGCCATGCTCAGCCGGCTCGGGATCGAGTCCGAGTTCAAGGGCGGCCTGCGCGTCACCACGCCCGAGGCCATGGACGTCGTCCGGATGGTCCTCACCGGCCAGGTGGGACGTGAACTCGTGGGCCTGATCAACTCGCACGGCCCGTACGCCGTCGGCATGTCCGGTGAAGACGGGGGACTGCTCCGCGCCGTCCGCACCGGCACCGTGGTGGACGGCGAAGAAGTGGACCTGGGGTTGGTCGGGGAAGTGGTGGGCGTCAACCCGGAAGGGATCGTGGACATCCTCGCGGCCGGCCGGATCCCGGTGGTTTCCACTGTTGCCCCGGAGATCTCCGCAGACGGTTCCACCACCGGGCAGGTACTCAATGTCAACGCGGACACGGCAGCGGCTGCGGTCGCGTCGGCCTTGGGTGCATCCAAGCTGGTCATCCTGACCGATGTCGAAGGCCTGTACGCCAACTGGCCGGACAGGTCATCGCTGATCTCGTCGCTGACGGCTTCGGAGCTGCGCGAGATGCTGCCGCGCCTTGAGTCCGGCATGATCCCGAAGATGGCGGCCTGCCTGAAAGCGATTGACGACGGCGTCGAACGAGCCCACATCGTGGACGGCCGGCTGCCTCACTCGATGCTCCTGGAAACCTTCACGACCGCGGGCATCGGTACCCAGGTCGTCCCCGACGAGGAAAGCAAATGA
- the argF gene encoding ornithine carbamoyltransferase: protein MTVSVPTRHFLKDTDLSPAEQAEVLELAVRMKAAPYSVQPFAAAASGRQTVAVIFDKTSTRTRVSFATGIADMGGNALIINPGEAQIGHKESVEDTAKVLERMVSTIVWRTGAHAGLVAMAANSRVPVINALCDDYHPCQLLADLLTVKEHKGGLKGLTMAYLGDSANNMANSYLLAGVTAGMNVRVAGPDGYLPSPEIVAAAEDRAAETGGSVLVTIDAAEALLGADVVATDTWVSMGQEAEKEARMNLFRNYSVDADAMKLAAPDAVVLHCLPAYRGYEIAADVIDGPQSVVWDEAENRLHAQKALMAWLMHRSGLAVVDGLAPVDGPAPVDGLA from the coding sequence GTGACCGTTTCAGTTCCTACCCGCCACTTCCTGAAGGACACGGACCTGAGCCCGGCCGAACAGGCCGAGGTCCTTGAGCTTGCCGTCCGGATGAAGGCCGCGCCGTACAGCGTGCAGCCCTTCGCCGCGGCGGCCAGCGGCCGCCAGACCGTGGCTGTCATCTTCGACAAAACCTCCACCCGGACCCGGGTCTCCTTCGCCACCGGCATCGCGGACATGGGCGGCAACGCGCTCATCATCAACCCCGGTGAGGCGCAGATCGGCCACAAGGAATCGGTCGAGGACACCGCCAAAGTGCTTGAACGCATGGTGTCCACCATCGTGTGGCGCACTGGTGCGCACGCGGGGCTCGTCGCGATGGCCGCAAACTCGCGCGTCCCGGTCATCAACGCCCTGTGCGATGACTACCACCCGTGCCAGCTCCTTGCCGACCTCCTGACCGTCAAGGAGCACAAGGGCGGGCTCAAGGGCCTGACCATGGCCTACCTGGGTGACTCCGCCAACAACATGGCCAACTCTTATCTGCTGGCCGGTGTCACAGCGGGCATGAACGTCCGTGTCGCCGGCCCGGACGGGTACCTGCCGTCCCCGGAGATCGTCGCCGCCGCCGAGGACCGGGCCGCGGAGACCGGCGGCTCGGTGCTGGTGACGATCGATGCCGCCGAGGCCCTCCTCGGCGCCGACGTCGTCGCAACCGACACCTGGGTGTCCATGGGCCAGGAGGCGGAGAAGGAAGCGCGGATGAACCTCTTCCGCAACTATTCCGTGGACGCAGACGCGATGAAGCTCGCGGCGCCGGACGCCGTCGTGCTGCACTGCCTGCCGGCCTACCGGGGCTACGAGATCGCCGCGGACGTCATTGACGGCCCGCAGTCCGTGGTCTGGGACGAGGCCGAAAACCGGCTCCACGCCCAGAAGGCGCTCATGGCCTGGCTTATGCACCGCTCCGGCCTGGCTGTTGTTGACGGGCTCGCGCCAGTCGATGGGCCGGCACCGGTGGACGGCTTGGCCTGA
- a CDS encoding acetylornithine transaminase → MNQIEIAPSTDLEHSPVGELVHSHSSGAEWLSRYSSSLLGVFGTPQRVLVRGAGCLVWDADGKEYLDLLGGIAVNALGHAHPFVTSVISSQLATLGHVSNFFTSPTQIALAEKILELSKAPAGSKVFFTNSGTEAVEAAFKLARRNIGSSHSADADSTDAESAVKPRTKIIALEGAFHGRTMGALALTAKEAYRAPFEPLPGGVVHVPFGDIEALRAAVDETTAAVFLEPIQGEAGVRPLPAGYLKAAREATSAAGALLILDEVQTGIGRTGKWLASEDAGIVPDAVTLAKGLGGGFPIGALVTFGPETSALLTAGQHGTTFGGNPVATAAALATLHVLENQDVLAHVRAVGEHLRAGLAGIDGVTEVRGEGLLIGFDLDADVAPGVVAAGLDAGFIVNSPGPHTIRLAPPLILTAGQADRFLAALPALLQTAKDTK, encoded by the coding sequence ATGAACCAGATCGAAATAGCACCCTCCACTGATCTTGAACACTCTCCCGTAGGGGAGCTTGTCCACTCGCACAGCAGCGGAGCCGAGTGGCTCTCCCGCTACTCCTCCTCGCTGCTGGGCGTCTTTGGCACCCCGCAGCGGGTCCTGGTCCGCGGCGCCGGCTGCCTAGTGTGGGACGCCGACGGCAAGGAGTATCTGGACCTGCTCGGCGGGATCGCGGTGAATGCCCTCGGTCACGCCCACCCGTTCGTGACGTCGGTGATCTCCAGCCAGCTGGCCACCCTGGGCCACGTCTCCAACTTCTTCACAAGCCCCACCCAGATTGCCCTGGCCGAGAAGATACTGGAACTGTCCAAGGCGCCGGCAGGCTCGAAGGTGTTCTTCACCAACTCCGGCACCGAGGCCGTCGAGGCGGCCTTCAAGCTGGCGCGCCGGAACATTGGCTCCAGCCACTCCGCTGACGCGGACAGCACTGACGCGGAGAGCGCAGTCAAGCCGCGCACCAAGATCATCGCGCTCGAAGGCGCGTTCCACGGGCGCACCATGGGCGCCCTCGCGCTCACCGCGAAAGAGGCGTACCGGGCGCCGTTCGAGCCGCTGCCCGGCGGCGTCGTGCATGTCCCGTTCGGTGACATCGAGGCACTCCGCGCCGCGGTGGACGAGACCACGGCAGCCGTCTTCCTCGAACCGATCCAGGGCGAGGCCGGCGTCCGGCCGCTGCCCGCCGGCTACCTTAAGGCTGCCCGCGAGGCCACGAGCGCTGCCGGCGCCCTGCTGATCCTCGACGAGGTCCAGACCGGCATCGGCCGCACCGGCAAGTGGCTGGCCAGTGAGGACGCCGGGATCGTGCCCGACGCCGTGACGCTCGCCAAGGGCCTGGGCGGCGGCTTCCCGATCGGCGCCCTTGTGACGTTCGGCCCGGAAACGTCCGCGCTGCTGACCGCCGGCCAGCACGGGACCACGTTCGGCGGCAACCCGGTGGCCACCGCGGCCGCCCTCGCCACCCTGCACGTCCTCGAAAACCAGGACGTCCTGGCCCACGTCCGGGCCGTCGGGGAGCACTTGCGCGCCGGACTCGCCGGAATCGACGGCGTGACCGAGGTCCGCGGCGAGGGGCTGCTGATCGGTTTCGACCTCGACGCCGACGTCGCCCCGGGCGTTGTTGCTGCCGGCCTCGACGCCGGGTTCATCGTCAACAGCCCGGGCCCGCACACGATCCGGCTGGCACCGCCGCTGATCCTGACCGCCGGGCAGGCCGACCGCTTCCTGGCCGCGCTGCCCGCCCTCCTCCAGACTGCAAAGGACACCAAGTGA
- a CDS encoding acyl-CoA desaturase, translating to MTATSTLSTQTPARPPSRVRQPNAVVLSYSELLKSVKTAGLLERRVGFYVTVFASLVLLMAATWFGFALIGDSWFQLLIAAALGILCTQLSFLAHEAGHRQIFASRRANDWAARLLATSVAGISYSWWEQKHGAHHNHPNVISKDPDIAPGPIAFHPEAVADRKGRFAFLTRKQGWFFFPLLFLVGLGLQIDSVKFIVRRAKVTHRWVEIPILAVRLSLLPALAFSFLPLGMAFAFIGVQLAVFGFYMGASFAPNHKGMPVLPADSRVDFFSRQVLTSRNISGGRFMDILLGGLNRQAEHHLFPDMARPQLDKAAKIVREYCAKHQVPYTETTLMQSYAIIVRYLNDVGLAAGRHFECPMATVTRRY from the coding sequence ATGACCGCCACTTCCACCCTTTCCACCCAAACGCCGGCGCGTCCGCCATCGCGCGTCCGCCAGCCCAACGCCGTCGTCCTGAGCTATTCGGAACTCCTGAAAAGCGTCAAGACGGCCGGCCTCCTCGAGCGGCGTGTCGGTTTCTACGTCACCGTCTTCGCCAGCCTCGTGCTGCTGATGGCCGCCACCTGGTTCGGGTTCGCGCTGATCGGTGACAGCTGGTTCCAGCTCCTCATCGCGGCCGCCCTGGGCATCCTGTGCACCCAGCTGAGCTTCCTGGCCCACGAGGCCGGGCACCGGCAGATCTTCGCCTCCCGCCGCGCCAACGACTGGGCCGCACGGCTGCTCGCCACGTCCGTGGCCGGCATCAGCTACTCCTGGTGGGAGCAGAAGCACGGCGCACACCACAACCACCCGAACGTCATCTCCAAAGACCCGGACATCGCGCCCGGCCCCATCGCCTTCCACCCCGAGGCCGTCGCCGACCGCAAGGGGCGTTTCGCTTTCCTGACCCGCAAGCAGGGCTGGTTCTTCTTCCCGCTGCTGTTCCTGGTGGGCCTGGGACTCCAGATCGATTCCGTGAAATTCATCGTCCGCCGGGCCAAGGTCACGCACCGCTGGGTCGAAATCCCGATCCTCGCGGTCCGGCTCAGCCTGCTGCCGGCGCTGGCCTTCTCCTTCCTCCCCCTGGGCATGGCGTTCGCCTTCATCGGCGTGCAGCTGGCCGTGTTCGGCTTCTACATGGGTGCGTCCTTCGCACCCAACCACAAGGGCATGCCGGTCCTGCCGGCGGACAGCCGGGTGGACTTCTTCAGCCGCCAGGTCCTGACGTCCCGGAATATCTCGGGCGGCCGTTTCATGGACATCCTGCTCGGCGGCCTCAACCGCCAGGCGGAACACCACCTCTTCCCGGACATGGCCCGGCCCCAGCTGGACAAGGCCGCCAAGATCGTCCGCGAGTACTGCGCCAAGCACCAGGTTCCGTACACGGAAACCACGCTGATGCAGTCCTACGCCATCATTGTCCGTTACCTCAACGACGTTGGACTCGCCGCGGGACGCCACTTCGAATGCCCCATGGCGACCGTCACCCGCCGCTACTAG
- the argJ gene encoding bifunctional glutamate N-acetyltransferase/amino-acid acetyltransferase ArgJ, whose translation MSITAPQGFRAAGVTAGLKASGKPDLALVVNDGPAKAAAAVFTSNRVAAAPVHWSREVVKDGRVDAVILNSGGANACTGPQGFQNTHTTAEKTAEALGASATDVVVCSTGLIGEQLPMDKILAGIGSATAALAADGGPAAATAIMTTDSVSKQAVFTGTDAEGKEFTIGGMAKGAGMLAPGLATMLVVLTTDADVQPEMLDVVLRDATRVTFDRADSDGCMSTNDTVVLLASGASGAVPSAVDFGAGLTQVCAELARKLIGDAEGASHDIAIRTFNAASERDAEIVSRAVARSNLFKTAIFGKDPNWGRVLSAVGTTDAAFDPDQLNVSMNGVQICRNGSIGDDRNLVDLEPREVLVEIDLQAGEAEATILTNDLTHDYVHENSAYSS comes from the coding sequence GTGAGCATCACCGCACCGCAGGGATTCCGCGCCGCCGGGGTCACGGCCGGCCTCAAGGCCTCCGGCAAGCCGGACCTGGCCCTCGTGGTCAACGACGGCCCGGCCAAGGCCGCCGCCGCGGTCTTCACCTCCAACCGGGTCGCCGCGGCCCCCGTGCACTGGTCCCGCGAGGTGGTCAAGGACGGCCGCGTGGACGCCGTCATCCTCAACTCCGGCGGAGCCAACGCCTGCACCGGACCCCAAGGCTTCCAGAACACGCACACCACCGCGGAGAAGACCGCCGAAGCGCTGGGCGCCTCCGCGACCGACGTCGTAGTGTGTTCCACCGGCCTGATCGGCGAGCAGCTGCCCATGGACAAGATCCTCGCCGGGATCGGCTCCGCCACTGCCGCTCTGGCCGCCGACGGCGGTCCGGCGGCAGCCACCGCGATCATGACCACGGACTCCGTGTCCAAGCAGGCCGTTTTCACCGGTACGGACGCCGAGGGCAAGGAGTTCACCATCGGCGGCATGGCCAAGGGCGCCGGCATGCTGGCCCCGGGCCTCGCCACCATGCTGGTGGTCCTCACCACCGACGCCGACGTCCAGCCGGAAATGCTCGACGTCGTCCTCCGCGACGCCACCCGGGTCACTTTCGACCGCGCGGACTCCGACGGCTGCATGTCCACCAACGACACCGTGGTGCTCCTGGCGTCGGGAGCCTCCGGCGCCGTGCCGTCCGCCGTCGATTTCGGCGCCGGGCTGACCCAGGTCTGCGCCGAACTGGCCCGCAAACTGATCGGCGACGCCGAGGGCGCCAGCCACGACATCGCAATCCGGACGTTCAACGCCGCGAGCGAGCGGGACGCCGAGATCGTCAGCCGCGCCGTCGCCCGCTCCAACCTGTTCAAGACCGCGATCTTCGGCAAGGACCCGAACTGGGGCCGCGTGCTCTCCGCCGTCGGCACCACCGACGCGGCATTCGATCCGGACCAGCTCAATGTGTCCATGAACGGCGTGCAGATCTGCCGCAACGGCAGCATCGGCGATGACCGGAACCTCGTGGACCTGGAGCCGCGCGAGGTCCTGGTCGAAATCGACCTGCAGGCCGGCGAGGCCGAGGCCACGATCCTCACGAACGACCTCACGCACGACTACGTCCACGAAAACAGCGCCTACTCGAGCTGA
- a CDS encoding argininosuccinate synthase has protein sequence MTERIVLAYSGGLDTSVAIGWIGEATGAEVIAVAVDVGQGGESLETIRQRALGCGAVEAYVADASDEFANEYCVPTLKANALYQGHYPLVSAISRPVIVKHLVKAAREFGATTVAHGCTGKGNDQVRFEVGIQTLGPDLKCIAPVRDLALTRDKAIAFAEEKGLPIETTKKNPYSIDQNVWGRAVETGYLEDIWNAPTKDIYDYTATPEFPPAPDEVTISFEAGVPVAIDGVKVTPLQAIKELNRRAGAQGVGRIDVVEDRLVGIKSREIYEAPGAMALITAHKHLEDITIEREQARFKATVGQRWAELVYDGQWFSPLKRSLDAFIEDTQRYVSGDIRMVLHGGQAIVNGRRSETSLYDFDLATYDTGDTFDQSMARGFIELWGMSAKVASGRDIRVAGK, from the coding sequence GTGACTGAGCGTATTGTTCTGGCCTACTCCGGTGGCCTGGATACTTCCGTAGCCATCGGCTGGATCGGTGAAGCCACCGGCGCCGAGGTCATCGCCGTGGCGGTCGACGTCGGACAGGGCGGCGAATCGCTGGAAACCATCCGCCAGCGCGCCTTGGGCTGCGGCGCCGTCGAGGCCTACGTCGCCGACGCCAGCGACGAGTTCGCCAACGAGTACTGCGTCCCCACGCTGAAGGCTAACGCCCTCTACCAGGGCCACTACCCGCTGGTCTCCGCCATCTCCCGCCCGGTGATCGTCAAGCACCTGGTCAAGGCGGCCCGCGAATTCGGTGCCACCACCGTGGCCCACGGCTGCACCGGCAAGGGCAACGACCAGGTCCGCTTCGAGGTCGGCATCCAGACCCTCGGCCCGGACCTGAAGTGCATCGCCCCGGTCCGCGACCTCGCCCTGACCCGCGACAAGGCCATCGCCTTCGCCGAGGAAAAGGGACTGCCGATCGAGACCACGAAGAAGAACCCGTACTCGATCGACCAGAACGTCTGGGGCCGCGCCGTCGAGACCGGCTACCTCGAGGACATCTGGAACGCCCCCACCAAGGACATCTACGACTACACCGCCACCCCGGAATTCCCGCCGGCACCGGATGAAGTCACCATCTCCTTCGAGGCCGGCGTGCCGGTCGCGATCGACGGCGTCAAGGTCACGCCGCTGCAGGCCATCAAGGAACTCAACCGCCGTGCCGGCGCCCAGGGCGTCGGCCGGATTGACGTCGTCGAGGACCGCCTGGTCGGCATCAAGTCCCGCGAAATCTACGAGGCCCCCGGTGCCATGGCCCTGATCACGGCCCACAAGCACCTCGAGGACATCACGATCGAGCGCGAGCAGGCCCGCTTCAAGGCCACGGTCGGCCAGCGCTGGGCCGAGCTGGTCTACGACGGCCAGTGGTTCTCCCCGCTCAAGCGCTCCCTCGACGCCTTCATCGAAGACACCCAGCGCTACGTCTCCGGCGACATCCGCATGGTCCTGCACGGCGGCCAGGCGATCGTCAACGGACGCCGCTCCGAGACCTCGCTCTACGACTTCGACCTCGCCACGTACGACACCGGCGACACCTTCGACCAGTCCATGGCGCGCGGCTTCATCGAGCTGTGGGGCATGTCCGCCAAGGTTGCCTCCGGCCGCGACATCCGCGTCGCAGGAAAGTGA
- a CDS encoding quinone oxidoreductase, which produces MMHAIVASRAGGPEVLELDETARPVPGPGQLLVKVAAAGVNFIDTYKRSGVYKVSYPFTPGSEASGTIEEIGDGVTGFTPGERVATAEGINCYAGYALVDEDKALPVPDGLDDLTAAALPLQGVTAHYLINSTFKVEPGHTVLLHAGAGGVGLLLIQMLKAKGAHVITTVSTDAKEQLAREAGADHVLRYDGFAQRVRELTNGTGADVVYDGVGKDTFDSSLASLRIRGMLVLFGGASGPVPPFDPQRLNAGGSLYLTRPTMGHYLRDARERRWRSDEVFAAAAEGSLKVRIGARYSLAEAARAHDDLEQRRTTGKVILIP; this is translated from the coding sequence ATGATGCACGCAATCGTCGCCAGCCGGGCTGGGGGCCCCGAGGTCCTGGAGCTCGACGAGACCGCCCGCCCCGTTCCCGGGCCGGGCCAGCTGTTGGTCAAGGTCGCCGCCGCGGGCGTGAACTTCATCGACACCTACAAGCGCAGCGGCGTCTACAAGGTCAGCTACCCCTTCACTCCCGGCTCCGAGGCCTCGGGCACCATCGAGGAAATCGGCGACGGCGTCACCGGGTTCACCCCCGGCGAACGGGTGGCTACCGCGGAAGGCATCAACTGCTACGCCGGCTATGCCCTCGTCGACGAGGACAAGGCACTCCCGGTTCCGGACGGCCTGGACGATCTCACCGCCGCGGCGCTGCCGCTTCAGGGCGTGACCGCCCACTACCTCATCAATTCGACCTTCAAGGTCGAGCCCGGCCACACGGTGCTGCTCCATGCCGGCGCCGGCGGCGTGGGCCTCCTCCTGATCCAAATGCTCAAGGCCAAGGGCGCCCATGTCATCACCACCGTTTCAACGGACGCCAAGGAGCAGCTGGCCCGCGAGGCCGGCGCCGACCACGTCCTGCGCTACGACGGTTTCGCGCAGCGTGTCCGGGAGCTGACGAACGGCACCGGCGCGGACGTGGTGTACGACGGCGTCGGGAAAGACACCTTCGATTCCTCCCTGGCCTCGCTGCGCATCCGGGGCATGCTGGTGCTCTTTGGCGGGGCATCCGGCCCGGTTCCGCCCTTCGACCCGCAGCGGCTCAACGCCGGCGGCTCCCTCTACCTCACGCGCCCGACCATGGGCCACTACCTTCGCGACGCCCGGGAGCGCCGCTGGCGCTCCGATGAGGTTTTCGCCGCCGCGGCCGAAGGCAGCCTCAAGGTCAGGATCGGCGCCCGCTACTCCCTCGCCGAGGCGGCCCGGGCCCACGATGACCTCGAACAGCGCCGCACCACCGGCAAAGTCATCCTGATCCCCTAA
- the argH gene encoding argininosuccinate lyase, which yields MSQQQGPRAQGSPAERSEAGVRPGTRSATNEGALWGGRFAGGPADALAALSKSTHFDWRLARYDIAGSKAHARVLHKAGLLDDAELEGMLAALTQLDEDVASGAYLPAESDEDVHGSLERGLIERAGTQLGGKLRAGRSRNDQVATLGRMFLRDHARIIARGVLATIDALVEQAKAHQGVAMPGRTHLQHAQPVLLSHHLLAHAWALLRDVQRLADWDKRAGVSPYGSGALAGSSLGLDPEAVAAELGFFSATHNSIDGTASRDVFAEFAWITAMIGVDLSRVSEEVILWATKEFSFVTLHDSYSTGSSIMPQKKNPDVAELARGKAGRLIGNLTGLLATLKGLPLAYNRDLQEDKEPVFDAADTLEVLLPAVSGMIATLKFNTERMESLAPQGFALATDIAEWLVRQGVPFREAHELSGAAVKQAESRGVELWDLTDEEYAAISEHLTPEVRTVLSTEGSLNSRNSQGGTAPAAVERQLLALAAELDGVREYAG from the coding sequence GTGAGTCAGCAGCAGGGCCCACGGGCGCAGGGGTCCCCGGCCGAGCGAAGCGAGGCTGGGGTGCGCCCGGGGACGAGGTCCGCCACAAATGAAGGCGCGCTGTGGGGCGGCCGGTTCGCCGGCGGCCCCGCGGACGCCCTCGCGGCGCTGAGCAAGTCCACGCACTTTGACTGGCGGCTGGCCCGCTACGACATCGCCGGGTCCAAGGCGCACGCCCGCGTGCTGCACAAGGCCGGGCTGCTGGACGACGCCGAACTGGAAGGCATGCTTGCCGCCCTGACGCAGCTGGACGAGGACGTCGCCTCCGGCGCATACCTGCCCGCGGAATCCGATGAGGACGTGCACGGCTCGCTGGAGCGCGGACTGATCGAGCGCGCCGGCACCCAGCTGGGCGGCAAGCTCCGTGCCGGCCGGTCCCGCAACGACCAGGTGGCCACGCTGGGCCGGATGTTCCTGCGTGACCACGCCCGGATCATCGCCCGCGGCGTGCTCGCCACGATCGATGCGCTCGTGGAGCAGGCCAAGGCCCACCAGGGTGTGGCCATGCCGGGCCGCACCCACCTCCAGCACGCCCAGCCGGTGCTGCTCAGCCACCACCTGCTGGCCCACGCCTGGGCGCTGCTGCGCGATGTGCAGCGGCTGGCCGACTGGGACAAGCGCGCCGGGGTATCGCCCTACGGCTCCGGCGCCCTTGCCGGTTCCTCTCTGGGCCTGGACCCGGAAGCCGTGGCCGCGGAACTGGGCTTCTTCTCGGCCACGCACAACTCGATCGACGGCACCGCCTCCCGCGACGTCTTCGCCGAATTCGCCTGGATCACGGCCATGATCGGCGTGGACCTGTCCCGGGTGTCGGAGGAAGTCATCCTGTGGGCCACGAAGGAGTTCTCCTTCGTCACTCTGCACGATTCCTACTCCACCGGCTCCTCGATCATGCCGCAGAAGAAGAACCCGGACGTGGCCGAGCTTGCACGCGGCAAGGCCGGCCGGCTGATCGGCAACCTGACCGGGCTCCTGGCCACGCTCAAGGGCCTGCCGCTCGCGTACAACCGCGACCTGCAGGAGGACAAGGAACCGGTCTTCGACGCCGCCGACACCCTGGAAGTCCTGCTTCCGGCTGTCTCCGGCATGATCGCGACCCTGAAGTTCAACACCGAGCGGATGGAATCCCTGGCACCTCAGGGCTTCGCGCTGGCCACGGACATTGCTGAATGGCTGGTCCGTCAGGGCGTTCCGTTCCGTGAGGCGCACGAGCTCTCCGGGGCCGCGGTCAAGCAGGCCGAAAGCCGCGGCGTCGAGCTCTGGGACCTGACGGATGAGGAATACGCGGCCATCTCGGAGCACCTGACGCCGGAGGTCCGCACGGTCCTGTCCACCGAAGGCTCGCTCAACAGCCGGAACTCCCAGGGCGGCACGGCACCGGCCGCCGTCGAACGCCAGCTGCTGGCCCTTGCGGCCGAGCTCGACGGCGTCCGCGAGTACGCGGGCTAG
- the argC gene encoding N-acetyl-gamma-glutamyl-phosphate reductase codes for MTISVAVSGASGYAGGEVLRLLAGHPDVTIGAITAHSNAGSRLGELQPHLHGLADRILEDTTVDNLAGHDVVFLALPHGASAEIAAKLPAGTLVIDAGADHRLEDPEAWQKFYGSAHAGTWPYGLPELPGQREALRGATRIAVPGCYPTSALLALTPGFSNHLLQGDDVVIVSASGTSGAGKAAKVNLIGAEVMGSMSPYGVGGGHRHTPEIEQGLSKALNSPVTVSFTPTLAPMSRGILTTATAKIREGVTAGELRRAWSEAYDDEPFVHLLAEGHWPSTKSVQGSNHTVMQLAFDEHTGRVIVCCAIDNLTKGTAGGAVQSMNIALGLAETAGLNLQGVAP; via the coding sequence ATGACTATTTCTGTTGCCGTATCCGGGGCGAGCGGTTATGCCGGCGGCGAGGTCCTGCGGCTCCTCGCCGGTCACCCCGACGTCACGATCGGCGCCATCACGGCCCACAGCAACGCCGGTTCCAGACTAGGGGAATTGCAGCCGCATCTCCATGGCCTGGCGGACCGGATCCTCGAAGACACCACGGTGGATAACCTGGCCGGGCACGACGTCGTGTTCCTGGCGCTTCCGCACGGGGCGTCCGCGGAGATTGCGGCCAAGCTGCCCGCCGGGACGCTGGTGATCGACGCCGGCGCGGACCACCGCCTCGAGGACCCCGAGGCCTGGCAGAAGTTCTACGGCTCCGCGCACGCCGGAACCTGGCCCTACGGCCTGCCGGAACTGCCCGGCCAGCGTGAGGCCCTCCGCGGCGCCACCCGGATCGCCGTCCCGGGCTGCTATCCGACGTCGGCCCTCCTTGCCCTCACGCCCGGCTTCAGCAATCACCTGCTGCAGGGCGACGACGTCGTCATCGTCTCCGCGTCCGGCACCTCGGGGGCCGGCAAGGCCGCCAAGGTGAACCTGATCGGCGCCGAGGTCATGGGCTCCATGAGCCCCTACGGCGTGGGCGGCGGACACCGGCACACCCCGGAGATTGAACAGGGGCTCTCCAAGGCCCTGAACTCTCCGGTCACCGTGTCCTTCACGCCCACGCTGGCGCCGATGAGCCGGGGCATCCTCACGACGGCGACAGCCAAGATTCGTGAGGGAGTCACCGCCGGGGAGCTGCGCCGCGCCTGGAGCGAGGCCTACGACGACGAACCGTTCGTCCACCTGCTCGCCGAAGGCCACTGGCCCTCCACCAAGTCGGTCCAGGGTTCGAACCACACAGTCATGCAGCTTGCCTTCGATGAGCACACGGGCCGCGTGATCGTGTGCTGCGCCATCGACAACCTGACCAAGGGAACCGCCGGCGGGGCCGTGCAGTCCATGAACATTGCCCTCGGCCTGGCGGAAACCGCCGGCCTCAACCTTCAGGGAGTCGCACCGTGA